The DNA segment AGCGGCGGCACTCACGAACCTCGGGAAACTCGTCCTCGGGCAAGCCCGCGAAGACCCCAGAGGCTTCCGCGATCCCCACCGGGCCGAGAGCCGCGACGGCGGTCCGCAGAGTGGCGTACAGGCCGTCCGTGGAGGGGACGGGGTAGGCGAAGCTGTCGGCCACGACCTCGAAGAGCGCGGCGGCCACCTCGTTCACGTCCAGCTCCAGGCCGTCCACAGGGACGGTGGGGAAGTCGTGTCCCGTCTGCCTACGGTCCGCCTCTGCCAAGCAGAACACCGGACCCGCCGGGGGCGTGACGTGCGCGTACAGGGCATCCAACGTCGTCGTCATGCCGACACCCCCCGCACGGCTCCCGCGCCCGCCAGGCTCTCGACCAGACGCTCCAGGTCATTGATGCGTTCCCGCAGGCTCTTGACGGTCGAGGACTGCACCGGCCGGTCGAACCCCAGGCCCTCGGGCGTGGCCCGGTAGATCGAGCACAGCAGGGCCCGGTACGTCTCGTTCGGCCGTGACCGGCCGTGCTCCCAGCGCGAGAGCTGCACCTTCAGCGATGCTTCCGCCGCGACCTGCCACCCCCAGGACCGGGCCAGCAGGAGCAGAGCGCGAACCGCCTTGTCCTGCGACCACCCACGGGCGACCCGCGCCTGTCCCAGCGGAGTGTTCGCAGAACGCAGGAGGTAGGGCTGCTCCGGACGCACAACGGGAGCGGCAGCCGTGTCAAGGGCGGTCGTCATGCCGACACCCCGAACGTCCGGGTGACCGCGATGGCGACACTGCGGGCGAAGGAGACCAGGCTGGTGTCGCCCATGTCCTCCAACTCCGGCGTACCCCGGTAGGCGGCCAGGGCCCGGCGGCCGTAAGACTCAACCGTGACCAGGTCCGTCTGGAGCACCGCGTACTGAAGCGTCTCCCGGATGACCGACTCGTCGTTCAGTTCGTCCCAGGTCAGCGCACCCTCGAACGTCAGCAGACCCAGAAGGTCCGCGAACGAAAGGTGCACCGGCACCAGCACCGCGACCCGCACCGTCGGGTCAAGCGGCTCAGGCCCCCCAAACACGTCGATGTTGCTCGCCAGACGGTCAGCGGTGACCCGCTCCGAAACGATTCCAGGCATCATGGAAGTACCCCTCTGTGGGTAGAGGAGCGGCGGGCTTCTTGGTCGGAGACGCCGCTCCTTGCTGGCTTGAGCCAGTTACTGGCTTGAGCCAGTTGAGCACGCCCAAGGAGCGGTCGTCAAGCTACTGGCTTGAGCCAGTTGTATCCTGAGGTCATGACTTCGCCTCAGAGCCGCGAGACCCAGCCCGCCAGCAGGCGCATCGCACAGGCATTGCGCTCCGCGATCGAGTCCGGAGAACTGCGCGCCGGCGCCAAGTTGCCGTCTGAACGGACTCTGGCCGAGCAGTACGGCACAGCACGGAACACCGCCCGTGAAGCGGTCCGCCTGCTTTCCGAGCAGGGTCTGGTCAGGGCGGAACACGGCCGCGGCGTCTTCGTTCGCGAACCACAGCGGCTCTTCCGGTTCGGCAGTGATCGCTATGCCCTCAAGAACAGGGAGAGCGGGCTGACGCCGTTCCGCCTGGAAGCCAAGAAGCAGGGCAAGACGGCACGCATCGACGTGGTGTCGATCGCAAATGAGGAGCCGCCCAGCGATGTGGCCGAGCGGCTCGGCGTCCCTGGAGACACCGCCAGCGTCGTCCACCGGGAGAACCACTACTACGCCGACGAGGAGCCGGTACAGATCGTCTCCACATACCTCAGGTGGAGCGAGGCGGAGGGGACACTCCTGACACAGCCAAAATCCGGCCCGAACGGCATCTACGGCCGCCTGGAAGACCTCGGGCACGTCATGACTACCATCAGGGACGAGATCACCGCCCGGATGCCCAACCCGCACGAGGCAGCCGTGTTGCACCTGTCCCCCGGCGTGCCTGTTCTGGAGGTGCTGCACACGAGCTTCGACCAAGCGGGAGAAGCGTTCGAGGTCTCCCGCTACGTCCATAGGGGAGACGTGACCGGACTCAAGTACGACCTTCCCGTCGAATGAGCCAGAGA comes from the Streptomyces sp. NBC_01471 genome and includes:
- a CDS encoding GntR family transcriptional regulator; amino-acid sequence: MSQLYPEVMTSPQSRETQPASRRIAQALRSAIESGELRAGAKLPSERTLAEQYGTARNTAREAVRLLSEQGLVRAEHGRGVFVREPQRLFRFGSDRYALKNRESGLTPFRLEAKKQGKTARIDVVSIANEEPPSDVAERLGVPGDTASVVHRENHYYADEEPVQIVSTYLRWSEAEGTLLTQPKSGPNGIYGRLEDLGHVMTTIRDEITARMPNPHEAAVLHLSPGVPVLEVLHTSFDQAGEAFEVSRYVHRGDVTGLKYDLPVE
- a CDS encoding XRE family transcriptional regulator, with the protein product MTTALDTAAAPVVRPEQPYLLRSANTPLGQARVARGWSQDKAVRALLLLARSWGWQVAAEASLKVQLSRWEHGRSRPNETYRALLCSIYRATPEGLGFDRPVQSSTVKSLRERINDLERLVESLAGAGAVRGVSA